A DNA window from Drosophila biarmipes strain raj3 chromosome 2R, RU_DBia_V1.1, whole genome shotgun sequence contains the following coding sequences:
- the LOC108029425 gene encoding odorant receptor 49b, with protein sequence MFEDIQLIYMNIKILRFWALLYDQNIRRYVCIGLASFHIFTQMVYMVSTNEGLTGIIRNSYMVVLWINTVMRAYLLLADHDKYVALIQKFTAAYYDLLNLNDPYISKILFNLNRVGHLMARGNLFFGMLTSMGFGLYPLSSSERVLPFGSRIPGLNEYESPYYEMWYVFQMLITPMGCCMYIPYTSLIVGLIMFGIVRCKALQHRLNQVAILHPYGDRDSRLLREEVIACIQYQQSIIEYMDRINELTTMMFLFELMAFSALLCALLFMLIIVSGTSQLIIVCMYINMILAQILAIYWYANELKEQNLAVATAAYATEWYTFDVPLRKNILFMMMRAQRPAAILLGNVRPITLELFQNLLNTTYTFFTVLKRVYG encoded by the exons ATGTTCGAGGATATTCAGTTGATCTACATGAACATCAAGATACTCCGCTTCTGGGCTCTTCTTTACGACCAAAATATACGGCGATACGTGTGCATCGGACTGGCCTCTTTCCATATCTTCACCCAAATGGTCTACATGGTGAGCACTAACGAAGGGCTAACCGGCATAATTCGGAACTCCTATATGGTCGTCCTTTGGATCAACACGGTTATGCGCGCCTACCTTTTGCTGGCAGATCACGACAAATACGTGGCCCTAATCCAAAAATTTACCGCCGCCTACTATGATCTGTTGAATCTGAACGATCCATATATAtcgaaaattttgtttaatctGAACCGAGTGGGACACTTGATGGCCAGGGGCAATTTGTTCTTTGGTATGCTTACATCCATGGGTTTCGGCCTGTATCCCTTATCGTCCAGCGAGAGAG TCCTTCCTTTTGGTAGTAGGATCCCCGGCCTGAATGAGTACGAGTCTCCGTACTATGAGATGTGGTACGTCTTTCAGATGCTTATCACGCCCATGGGGTGCTGCATGTACATACCGTATACGAGCCTGATCGTGGGACTGATCATGTTCGGAATAGTGCGTTGTAAGGCACTGCAGCATCGCCTTAACCAGGTGGCCATATTGCACCCTTACGGAGACCGCGATTCCCGACTATTGAGGGAGGAGGTCATAGCCTGCATTCAATACCAGCAGAGCATCATCGAGTACATGGATCGCATAAATGAGCTGACCACAATGATGTTTCTATTCGAGCTGATGGCTTTCTCAGCCCTACTGTGCGCTCTCCTCTTTATGCTGATCATA GTCAGCGGCACTAGCCAACTGATTATTGTTTGCATGTACATAAACATGATTTTGGCCCAAATATTGGCCATCTACTGGTATGCAAACGAGCTGAAGGAACAGAACTTGGCAGTAGCCACGGCAGCCTATGCGACTGAGTGGTACACTTTCGACGTTCCGTTGCGCAAGAACATCCTCTTCATGATGATGAGGGCCCAACGACCAGCTGCA ATACTTCTGGGAAACGTCCGACCCATTACCTTGGAACTTTTTCAGAATCTACTCAACACAACATATACGTTTTTTACGGTCCTCAAGCGAGTGTACGGATGA
- the LOC108029389 gene encoding probable cytochrome P450 9h1 yields MDQLIIALALLSFLLVLLYKWSVAKYATFSERGVAHEDPWPLIGNIPIKGMFGAIPVLKQMVELNLKFSDSPVYGVYALRDPIFFIRDPEVIKLVAIKEFDHFANHHGMHNNMQESILSKSLISLRDGRWREMRNILTPAFTGSKIRIMYNLIQSCSEEGVSHIFELLKLSKDAAIDLEMKDYFTRFANDVIATVAFGISINSFRREDNEFLRIGQALSKISAWSMAKAVLHALFPRLMKLLRIQVMDSEKIDYFSCLVNVTMKYRLEHNVIRPDMIHLLMEAKQQRLADLRDQSKDAHNFSEFTDEDLLAQCLLFFFAGFEIISSSLCFLTHELCLNSAVQDKLYEEILSVNQELHGQPLTYDRLTKMQYLDMVVLEGLRKWPPAISTDRECCEDIDLCDENGDKVFSARKGDIVQIPIFALHRDPDNYEDPESFDPERFAEGQKAESRVFLPFGVGPRNCIGNRMALMEIKSIVYQLVLRFQLFPAEKTSRDLLDDIRGHDLKPKNGFWIKLKSRQ; encoded by the exons ATGGATCAGTTGATAATAGCGCTCGCTTTGCTTTCTTTTCTTCTCGTTTTGCTCTATAAGTGGTCGGTGGCTAAGTATGCCACATTCAGTGAGAGGGGCGTGGCACACGAAGATCCCTGGCCATTGATTGGTAATATACCCATTAAAGGCATGTTTGGCGCTATACCCGTTCTTAAGCAAATGGTTGAGTTgaatttaaagttttccgATTCGCCGGTATACGGTGTATACGCGCTAAGAGATCCCATCTTCTTTATCCGAGACCCTGAGGTTATCAAGCTGGTTGCTATCAAGGAATTTGATCACTTTGCGAACCACCACGGCATGCACAACAATATGCAGGAGTCGATATTGTcgaaaagtcttatttctctGCGAGACGGTCGATGGAGGGAGATGCGCAATATCCTGACACCAGCCTTTACAGGGAGCAAAATACGTATAATGTACAACCTGATCCAATCATGCAGCGAGGAGGGTGTCAGCCACATCTTTGAGCTTTTGAAATTGTCGAAGGACGCGGCCATCGACCTGGAAATGAAGGATTACTTCACGCGATTCGCCAACGATGTGATAGCTACAGTGGCCTTTGGCATCAGCATCAACTCGTTCAGGCGCGAAGATAACGAGTTCCTTCGGATCGGACAGGCCCTGTCCAAGATTAGCGCCTGGTCGATGGCAAAGGCCGTGCTCCACGCCCTCTTCCCACGGCTAATGAAG CTCCTTCGCATCCAGGTGATGGACTCCGAAAAAATTGATTACTTCAGTTGTCTGGTTAATGTGACGATGAAGTATCGGCTGGAGCACAACGTGATAAGACCAGATATGATCCACCTGCTCATGGAGGCGAAGCAGCAGAGGCTCGCGGATCTGAGGGATCAGTCGAAGGATGCCCATAACTTTTCGGAATTTACCGATGAGGACCTGTTGGCCCAGTGCCTGCTGTTCTTTTTCGCAGGCTTCGAGATTATCTCCTCGTCCTTGTGCTTCCTGACCCATGAGCTTTGCCTGAACTCCGCAGTGCAGGACAAGTTATATGAAGAGATCCTTTCCGTCAACCAAGAGCTGCATGGGCAACCCCTGACCTATGATAGGCTGACCAAGATGCAGTACTTAGACATGGTGGTATTAGAAGGTCTGCGCAAATGGCCACCGGCTATTTCAACAGATCGTGAATGCTGCGAGGACATTGATTTGTGCGATGAAAATGGTGACAAGGTGTTCTCCGCTCGTAAGGGTGATATCGTGCAAATACCCATATTCGCTCTGCACCGGGATCCCGACAACTATGAGGATCCCGAGTCCTTTGATCCAGAGCGTTTTGCAGAGGGCCAAAAGGCTGAGTCCCGCGTTTTTCTGCCCTTTGGAGTGGGTCCTCGCAATTGCATTGGAAATCGAATGGCACTCATGGAGATCAAGTCGATTGTCTACCAATTGGTTCTACGCTTCCAACTTTTTCCAGCCGAAAAAACATCACGCGACTTGTTAGATGACATAAGAGGCCATGACCTAAAGCCCAAGAATGGCTTTTGGATAAAGTTGAAGTCACGTCAATAA